The window CAATTAGGATTTGCACGGGCAGCAACAAAACCTACTCGATTCCGCACCCTGAGTTCGCCGCCCTCTCGCCGGAGGGCGAAACCCTGATCGTATTCCTTCCCGGAAGGGGCGGGCATGATGTCGTGGACGTGCCGCAGATCGAGCGCGTTGAAGTGCGGAAGAAATCGTCGGCACGTTCGTGAAGACGGGCGCGAAGGGTTGCTGGCGCTTCGATTGGCTATCGGCTGGACTTCTCTTCTCATCTGCCCAGCACTTTGATTACTAAAAGAGTGATCCAGGAATCATTCGCTGTTCAACAACTTGACTCAGTTGTGCCAAGTTTTGGAGTTCAAGGACCCTAACTGTTCTTTGCGCGATTTTCACTTCACGAGCAGAAGGAGAATGACGCCAAGCCCAATCCGATACCAGGCGAAGCCGACGAAGGTGTGGGTTTGCACAAAGCGCAGCAGCCAGCGCACCACCGCGAGCGCGGTCACGGCGCCGACGGCGGAACCGAGCGCGATCATGCCCCAATCGATCGCCGGCCCTTGCGGCTGCCGGAGCGCATCCAGAGTTTGCAGCGCGCCAGCCGAAAGCAAAGTCGGGATGCCCAGCAAAAATGAAAACTCGGTCGCCGCGGGGCGGCTACAGCCCAGGGCCAGCGCCGCGAGGATCGTCATGCCGGATCGGGACGCACCCGGGAAAAGCGCGGCCAGCAACTGGGAAGCGCCCGCCGCGACGGCGACTTGCCACGTCACTGCATTCGATAACGTCCGGTTCCGCAACCAGCGTTCGACCGCCAGAAACAGAATTCCGCCGATCAGTGTCGCCCAGGCCACCGGCGCGATTTCTTCAGGCAGTTCGAAATCCAGTTTCTTCAGGATCAAGCCGCCTGCCCCCGTGATGAAGAAAGCGCTCAACAGCTTGGCCAGATAATCTCTCGTCTCCGGGTCGCGCCATTGGAAAAGGAACTGCCGCAGCCGCTCGGTGAAGGTCAGGATGACGGCCAGCACCGCGCCGCATTGCACGACGGTGTTGAATACGTCCGACTGGCGGGGCAGCCAATTCTCCGCCAAAAGCAAATGGCCGGTCGATGAGACAGGCAAAAACTCCGTGACCCCTTCGATGATTCCAAGGAGGACGACAGCAATCCATTCAGGCATGCGGGCTGTTTAGACGCGAAATGGACTTTCAAGACAAGCCGGAAAATCTATGATGCATGTGACGCGACCGGGAAACACACGCGCCCTCGCGTGCATCGACCGGCGCCTCGCCAGTCGAAATGCGGCGCATCTCCGTATGAGGACACGGCTTTTAGCGGCGCTCAAGCGTAGCGCAGAGTTGCACTCTGCCGTATCGCAGAATTGTATTCTGCGGGGCGTCTCCCAGTCCGAGCACGCTGGGACTTGCCGGCGCCCTGCCGATTGGAAATCGGCGATACCGCAGATTGAAAATCTGCGCTACGGTTCTCCGGTCGATCTGTCGTCAATCCCACGGTCTGCACAGTAACCCCTCAGTTCACGACGGTGGAGCGACGGTCCGGCGGAGCCTGTCTTCGATGGCATTGGCTCGGCAGGAGTCTCGCCCCACCTTGACTATCTTAACTGAGAGGGAACGACGCGAATTATTCCTGCTTTGACATCGGAAAACTTTTTGACGACGTTACCGCAGTCA is drawn from Verrucomicrobiota bacterium and contains these coding sequences:
- a CDS encoding undecaprenyl-diphosphate phosphatase; this translates as MPEWIAVVLLGIIEGVTEFLPVSSTGHLLLAENWLPRQSDVFNTVVQCGAVLAVILTFTERLRQFLFQWRDPETRDYLAKLLSAFFITGAGGLILKKLDFELPEEIAPVAWATLIGGILFLAVERWLRNRTLSNAVTWQVAVAAGASQLLAALFPGASRSGMTILAALALGCSRPAATEFSFLLGIPTLLSAGALQTLDALRQPQGPAIDWGMIALGSAVGAVTALAVVRWLLRFVQTHTFVGFAWYRIGLGVILLLLVK